In Populus alba chromosome 1, ASM523922v2, whole genome shotgun sequence, a single window of DNA contains:
- the LOC118028002 gene encoding cyclin-dependent protein kinase inhibitor SMR10: MLSESKPFSLTGLPNSQIFFSEKDPNPKEFNFIARPTLELGDDGETVAQELHQEKEVEEEGKQEDKCKISVPTLKIKFSSLGAFQVGDSDHGDGSKTPTSSDCKIPVFFQCPPAPRKPKSLPSTKRKSPRRRVLLDLSNEVATLFPPALAANLGGKIKKVRQGNDTK; this comes from the coding sequence ATGTTATCGGAATCGAAACCATTTTCGTTAACGGGGTTGCCTAACTCTCAGATTTTTTTCTCTGAGAAAGATCCGAATCCTAAGGAATTCAATTTCATTGCGAGACCCACATTAGAACTTGGAGATGACGGTGAAACTGTAGCTCAAGAGCTTCATCAGGAAAAAGAAGTTGAAGAAGAAGGGAAGCAAGAAGATAAATGCAAGATCTCGGTACCTACTTTGAAGATAAAATTCTCATCTTTAGGAgctttccaagttggagatagTGATCATGGTGATGGTTCGAAGACTCCAACTTCTTCGGATTGCAAAATCCCTGTCTTTTTTCAATGTCCGCCTGCACCTAGAAAACCTAAATCACTTCCATCAACCAAACGAAAATCGCCTCGACGGAGAGTCTTACTTGATCTGTCCAACGAGGTTGCAACTTTGTTTCCCCCAGCTCTTGCTGCAAATCTTGGTGGCAAGATTAAGAAAGTTAGACAAGGCAACGACACCAAATAA